A stretch of the Papaver somniferum cultivar HN1 chromosome 6, ASM357369v1, whole genome shotgun sequence genome encodes the following:
- the LOC113290728 gene encoding uncharacterized protein LOC113290728: protein MANYQMSTFKIPKTTIEEMNKIQRNFFWGKEEGKSKGIYPKAWIVVCKSKEEGGLGLMNLEKFNDAIITNMGWRMLQQPDSLGTQIMQAKYFSEDDIMHISTNPKPTDSWVWKGILSGIENIQRIGRWEIGKGKNDPNLV, encoded by the coding sequence ATGGCTAACTACCAAATGAGTACTTTTAAAATACCAAAAACCACAATAGAAGAAATGAATAAAATTCAGAGGAATTTCTTTTGGGGAAAGGAAGAGGGAAAGAGCAAAGGTATATATCCAAAAGCTTGGATTGTTGTATGTAAATCCAAGGAGGAGGGAGGTTTGGGGTTAATGAATCTAGAAAAATTTAATGATGCTATCATCACCAACATGGGATGGAGAATGTTGCAACAACCTGATTCACTAGGAACTCAAATAATGCAAGCAAAATATTTCTCTGAGGATGATATTATGCATATATCTACAAACCCTAAACCCACTGATTCATGGGTTTGGAAAGGTATTCTCTCTGGAATCGAAAATATCCAAAGAATTGGAAGATGGGAAATTGGAAAAGGAAAGAATGATCCAAATTTGGTTTGA